Proteins co-encoded in one Arachis hypogaea cultivar Tifrunner chromosome 11, arahy.Tifrunner.gnm2.J5K5, whole genome shotgun sequence genomic window:
- the LOC112720972 gene encoding uncharacterized protein — protein MEGTANLVVYRNGEIVRNTHERVRFVSQNPFSFVVPCTMTLMELQNSLCQSMDNGTLMRVSRILYRNPVVVFGGLIQFDAMPITDEASIQKMFQIHRQTQMRHPQIEVYVDFETVEAVAVQNDIDIHDDRDVVYQGMNSNSEDDFEATYEAGDEDEDGNVGVKAAAENVVVGPPSSQPMDVPPFMRELDLEAMHSPEFPEYTNIGIADAEDGELRIGMKYSSRKSIVAAIRSFTIAKGVDYEVYESEPQTFYTKCKMYGRGYTVADAIRPLVETDPSIKVKSIIAEVQSRFNYTISYRKASLAKQKSIANVFGGWEDSYQALPWWLSVMVQKMPGSVVQIETRPLYNGNEEAQGVKILHRVFWSFNPCIRAFRHCKPLVQVDGTHIYGKYKGTLLVAVAQDGNQNIVPIAFALVEGETADAWHFFLRNLRMYVVRKDGVDMISDRHESIRAVVNRSGGEWQPPRAWWMFCIRHIGSNFLRAFKVPHLQKLVVNIGYSRTVEEYNINYKRLEERGEAYARWCDAIGLRHWVLAFDEGHRWGHMTTNLVECINSMLKGARNLPVLALVRATYYRLNELFMRKSVETHECKRAGYTYSAFAQQRIEASMQQAGNIVVHRFDRRNEVFEMREMTTGKVLVVDLARRTCDCGHFQVHKVYRFEFTPLGDPDTWPAYEGPTLVTNPVQRQTSKGRPKLTRYLNEMDSRDMRGPRICRLCGAQGHSRSRCPQRAGPSGASS, from the exons ATGGAGGGCACCGCAAATTTGGTGGTGTATCGCAACGGTGAGATAGTACGTAATACTCATGAGAGAGTGAGGTTTGTGTCCCAGAATCCGTTTTCGTTTGTGGTTCCATGCACGATGACGTTAATGGAGCTGCAGAACAGCCTCTGTCAAAGCATGGATAATGGTACGTTAATGAGAGTGAGCAGAATTCTGTACCGGAATCCGGTTGTGgtttttggtggtctaatacagtttgatGCCATGCCGATCACTGATGAAGCGAGTATACAGAAGATGTTTCAAATTCACCGGCAGACTCAGATGCGACACCCACAGATTGAGGTGTACGTTGATTTTGAAACTGTAGAGGCAGTGGCGGTTCAGAATGATATAGATATACATGATGATAGAGATGTAGTGTACCAAGGAATGAATAGTAACAGCGAAGATGACTTCGAAGCCACTTATGAGGCCGGCGACGAAGATGAGGATGGTAATGTGGGAGTTAAGGCAGCAGCAGAGAATGTAGTGGTGGGTCCGCCGAGCAGTCAACCGATGGACGTTCCACCTTTTATGCGTGAGTTGGATCTCGAGGCCATGCATTCCCCCGAGTTTCCGGAATATACAAACATAG GCATTGCCGATGCTGAGGACGGGGAGTTACGGATTGGAATGAAATACAGTTCTAGAAAGTCGATCGTCGCAGCAATTAGAAGTTTCACTATTGCTAAAGGAGTTGACTATgaggtgtatgagtctgagccacagACGTTCTATACAAAATGCAAGATGTACGGGCGTGGAT ATACAGTTGCTGATGCTATAAGGCCATTGGTCGAGACGGACCCGTCCATCAAGGTGAAATCTATAATTGCGGAAGTCCAGTCAAGGTTCAACTATACCATTAGTTACCGAAAGGCTTcgttggcaaagcagaagtccATAGCCAATGTTTTCGGTGGTTGGGAGGATTCTTAccaagccttgccatggtggctcTCGGTCATGGTGCAGAAGATGCCTGGTTCAGTTGTCCAAATAGAAACACGACCATTGTACAACGGGAATGAGGAGGCACAAGGTGTAAAAATACTTCATCGTGTATTttggagtttcaatccatgcatTAGGGCATTCAGGCATTGCAAGCCCCTGGTTCAGGTTGACGGCACACACATATACGGAAAATACAAAGGTACACTTCTAGTCGctgttgcacaagatgggaaccaGAACATTGTGCCTATCGCCTTTGCCTTGGTGGAAGGAGAGACAGCTGATGCGTGGCACTTCTTTCTCAGGAATCTGCGAATGTATGTTGTTAGAAAAGATGGCGTGGATATGATCTCAGACCGACATGAGTCAATACGGGCAGTAGTAAATCGTTCCGGTGGTGAATGGCAACCTCCAAGAGCATGGTGGATGTTTTGTATAAGACACATCGGCAGTAACTTCTTAAGGGCATTCAAAGTCCCTCACTTGCAAAAGCTTGTTGTCAACATAGGGTATTCAAGAACGGTGGAGGAGTACAATATCAACTATAAGAGGTTGGAAGAGCGAGGCGAGGCATATGCTAGGTGGTGCGATGCCATTGGACTCAGACATTGGGTATTGGCATTCGACGAGGGACATCGATGGGGCCATATGACAACGAACCTTGTCGAGTGCATTAACTCAATGTTGAAGGGTGCCCGTAATCTACCTGTGTTGGCGTTGGTCCGAGCAACATATTATAGGTTAAATGAACTTTTTATGCGGAAGAGTGTCGAGACTCACGAATGCAAGCGTGCTGGATATACGTACTCCGCATTTGCGCAACAGCGGATAGAAGCAAGTATGCAACAGGCTGGGAATATAGTTGTGCACCGCTTTGATAGACGAAATGAGGTGTTTGAGATGCGCGAAATGACTACTGGAAAGGTGCTAGTTGTTGATCTTGCGCGACGGACGTGTGACTGTGGGCACTTTCAG GTTCATAAAGTATATAGGTTTGAGTTCACACCATTAGGTGATCCCGATACATGGCCTGCTTATGAGGGACCCACATTGGTCACAAATCCCGTGCAGCGGCAAACGTCTAAAGGCAGGCCCAAACTGACTCGATACTTGAATGAAATGGACTCACGCGACATGCGTGGTCCTCGGATATGCCGTCTCTGTGGTGCTCAGGGTCATAGTCGGAGTAGGTGTCCTCAGCGTGCTGGACCGAGTGGTGCTAGTTCGTAG